The genomic stretch AACGTCTGGAAAAGCTGGTCTTCTATGCCCTGGCCCATCGGCCAGATGAGTTTGCCCTGTTCCCGGATGAAGAAGGCTTTTATTCGATTAAGGAGTTGGCCCAGGCCATAGCAGAGGAGCCCGGATGGGGACATGTGCGTCAGAAGACCTTAAGAGACCTTTTTGTCTTCTGGTGTCCAGAGCGTTTTGAGTTTCTGGAGGAGAGGGTGCGGGCTCGGGCTGAGAAAGACCTTCCTGAGCCTAGTCTGGTTGATCCCCCTCCTGTCCTTTACGCCGTCATCAGGGAACGGGCCTGGCCTCACGTTTCTAAACGGGGGCTTTCTCCGGCCAAGGGCCGCTTTGTCAGGCTGTACGCCTCTCGAGATCTGGCGGAGAGGGCTAAAAGGAGATTGGGGCCAAGGGCGATCATCCTTGAGGTTCAGGCCAGGGAGGCTGCGGCTTCAGGACTGCCATTTTGGGTCCTCAAGGAGCTGGTCTATCTGTGCGAATGGATCGATCCCCAATTTCTTAAAGGCCCTCCTCTTACCCCGGAGATGCTTGAAGCCCAGAGGAAAAGACGCCAAAAGAAAGAGAAGAAGGAAGAGAAGGCCTCTCTGGGACCTCCTGCGGCCCACCTTTTACCAGGGTCCACCACTCTTAGGCCCCCGGTTGAGAAGCGAAAAGGCAAAAAGAAAGATCCTTCCTGGAAGCAGGAGCGCCGCCGGCGTCGAAGGCGTCCTTAAAGGCGTTTCCCCCAGACGGCAAAGACTGGATCGGCTTCCCGTCTTTGGGGAAAA from Thermosulfuriphilus ammonigenes encodes the following:
- a CDS encoding RNA 2'-phosphotransferase, with protein sequence MDKREIKRLEKLVFYALAHRPDEFALFPDEEGFYSIKELAQAIAEEPGWGHVRQKTLRDLFVFWCPERFEFLEERVRARAEKDLPEPSLVDPPPVLYAVIRERAWPHVSKRGLSPAKGRFVRLYASRDLAERAKRRLGPRAIILEVQAREAAASGLPFWVLKELVYLCEWIDPQFLKGPPLTPEMLEAQRKRRQKKEKKEEKASLGPPAAHLLPGSTTLRPPVEKRKGKKKDPSWKQERRRRRRRP